A part of Hydrogenobacter sp. T-8 genomic DNA contains:
- the kdsB gene encoding 3-deoxy-manno-octulosonate cytidylyltransferase yields the protein MKKLIVIPARLSSTRLREKPLISILGKPLIRWVVEGCLKTKERVILATDSERIYEVVKDLPVEVKFTPSDLPSGSDRVAYVIRDEKVDCVINYQGDEPFVYEEDIQRLFHALEDHPVATLAIKDPHAYKDPNSVKVVLRQDHTALYFSRSPIPYMKTSSDLYPLKHVGIYAYRKQTLLEFTTLQKSTLETLENLEQLRLLEAGYSIKVILTKNYYHGVDTEEDIRLVERELSARLFTNS from the coding sequence ATGAAAAAACTTATTGTAATACCCGCAAGACTTAGCTCCACAAGGCTAAGGGAAAAGCCTCTTATTTCCATACTTGGCAAACCATTAATAAGATGGGTAGTGGAAGGCTGTTTGAAGACTAAGGAGAGGGTAATCTTGGCTACAGACAGCGAGAGAATATACGAAGTGGTAAAAGACCTTCCTGTGGAGGTAAAGTTTACACCCTCTGACCTACCCTCTGGAAGCGACAGAGTTGCCTATGTGATAAGAGATGAGAAGGTAGACTGCGTAATTAACTATCAAGGTGATGAGCCCTTTGTATACGAGGAAGACATCCAGAGACTTTTCCACGCCCTTGAGGACCACCCTGTGGCCACCCTTGCCATAAAGGACCCACATGCCTACAAAGACCCCAACTCGGTAAAGGTAGTCCTACGTCAAGACCACACCGCCCTATATTTCTCAAGGTCTCCCATACCATACATGAAAACTTCTTCAGACCTCTATCCGCTAAAGCATGTAGGCATTTACGCTTACAGAAAGCAAACCCTTTTGGAGTTTACCACCTTGCAGAAAAGCACACTGGAGACCTTAGAAAACCTTGAACAGCTCCGCCTTTTAGAGGCAGGCTACAGCATAAAGGTAATTCTTACCAAAAACTACTATCATGGAGTAGACACGGAAGAAGATATAAGGCTTGTAGAAAGAGAGCTCTCCGCAAGGCTTTTTACGAACTCATAG
- the lpxC gene encoding UDP-3-O-acyl-N-acetylglucosamine deacetylase: MKQKTILKDVEFEDIGIHSGEVSRIVLHPEGENTGIRFLVKGTYIPANYRYVQGTDHATVLGKDGVKVSTVEHLLAVLYMLGVDNLTIEFIKGHEVPILDGSGYYFYKTLKNLTLELEEKARFLEIKESFEVRNCRGYIQAKPYEGFCASYKGYVKGILEEGIAQYCGNAKEVVFARTFCYDRDVELLLQNGLAKGGSLKNAVVIGDGFVYNPEGMRSKDEPIRHKLLDLIGDLSLLGFRLKGKVFSYLGGHKLNYEFVKSLAESSLSTSLISSSVSTP; encoded by the coding sequence ATGAAACAGAAAACTATTCTGAAAGATGTAGAGTTTGAAGACATTGGTATCCATAGCGGTGAGGTTTCAAGAATAGTTCTCCATCCAGAGGGCGAAAACACGGGCATAAGGTTTCTTGTAAAAGGGACATACATACCCGCCAATTACAGATATGTGCAAGGTACAGACCATGCCACCGTGCTTGGAAAGGATGGTGTAAAGGTTAGCACGGTAGAGCATCTGCTTGCGGTTCTTTATATGTTAGGTGTGGACAACCTTACAATTGAGTTCATAAAAGGACATGAAGTCCCTATACTTGACGGGAGCGGTTATTACTTTTATAAAACCTTGAAAAACTTAACCCTTGAGCTTGAGGAAAAGGCAAGGTTTTTGGAGATAAAAGAGTCTTTTGAGGTCAGAAACTGTAGGGGATATATACAGGCAAAACCCTACGAAGGCTTTTGTGCGTCATACAAAGGCTATGTAAAGGGTATCCTTGAGGAAGGCATCGCTCAATACTGTGGAAATGCAAAAGAGGTGGTCTTTGCAAGGACCTTTTGCTACGACAGGGATGTGGAGCTTCTGCTCCAGAATGGGCTTGCAAAGGGTGGGAGTTTAAAGAACGCAGTGGTTATAGGTGATGGTTTTGTCTACAACCCAGAGGGCATGAGGTCAAAGGACGAGCCTATAAGGCATAAACTCTTGGACCTTATCGGAGACCTTAGCTTACTGGGCTTTAGGCTAAAGGGCAAGGTTTTTTCCTATCTTGGCGGACATAAGCTAAACTATGAGTTCGTAAAAAGCCTTGCGGAGAGCTCTCTTTCTACAAGCCTTATATCTTCTTCCGTGTCTACTCCATGA
- a CDS encoding uroporphyrinogen-III synthase: MLKRIALTRSKEDIQKDRPIFERAGFQVLELPLIEEEFLDFEPPKESFDFVVFQSPRAVKAFLSKFRLKGEKIVVVGEKTKKTVEEHGYKVWAMPENYYGEELLKIFRGFKGKVLVPRSAIGREEVMEGLKALGFEVHALDVYTIKPKLYQKEELISKLSTADAIVFASPSAVKGLLANLQKEEVIILLEPIKVVCIGKTTKAFFEKEIGLKCLTPDKPSIERVVELLRGLA, from the coding sequence ATGCTCAAAAGGATAGCCCTCACCAGAAGCAAGGAGGATATACAAAAGGATAGACCCATCTTTGAAAGAGCTGGCTTTCAAGTCTTGGAATTACCTCTCATTGAAGAAGAGTTTCTTGACTTTGAGCCTCCAAAGGAGAGCTTTGACTTTGTAGTCTTTCAAAGCCCAAGGGCGGTAAAGGCATTCCTTTCTAAGTTTAGGCTCAAAGGGGAGAAGATAGTGGTGGTAGGTGAAAAGACTAAAAAGACGGTAGAAGAGCATGGCTACAAGGTCTGGGCTATGCCAGAGAACTACTATGGAGAAGAGCTTTTGAAAATATTTAGGGGTTTTAAGGGAAAGGTGCTTGTGCCACGGTCTGCCATAGGAAGAGAGGAAGTAATGGAAGGTTTAAAGGCTCTCGGTTTTGAGGTGCATGCTTTAGATGTATACACCATAAAGCCAAAGTTATACCAAAAGGAAGAGCTCATTAGTAAGCTCTCCACTGCGGACGCTATAGTTTTCGCAAGTCCTTCTGCGGTCAAGGGTCTTCTTGCAAACTTGCAAAAGGAAGAAGTCATAATCCTTTTAGAACCCATAAAAGTGGTATGCATTGGCAAAACTACAAAGGCTTTCTTTGAGAAGGAAATAGGGCTAAAGTGCCTTACTCCTGATAAGCCTTCTATTGAAAGGGTGGTGGAGCTCCTAAGAGGTTTGGCATAA